The DNA segment TGTCCAGGGCGCGGGCGTTCCCGCTGGTCGCGGAGGTGGTGGCGCTGTTCGCCGCCGCCGCGTTCGTCGCGGTGCGGCTGGTGGTGCTGTGGCTGGACCACTCCGGGGGCGCGGGGCCGATCGCGGCCCTGTGCGCGGCGGCGCTCCTGCCGCTGCTCGCGCTGGTGGCGGAGCCCCCGGAGCACGTACGGGTCCGGCTGCGGCGGACGGCGGACCTCATCGAATCCATCGGCGTGGTGGGGCTCTTCCCGCTCGCCGTCGGGGTGTTCGGCGTCTACGGACAACTGCTGAACAAGTTCTGACCACCCCCGACACGACGACGCGGGCGCTCCGGGAGAAAGCGACGACATGCCGAACGCGGACCACAACTGGCAGCACGACATCCTGCGCGCCCTGCGGGGCCCGGCGGTCCCCGCCGACACCCCGGGCCCGGCGGCCCCCGCGCCGTCGCCGCGTCCGGCTCCGGCCGCCGCCCCGGCCGCAACCGAGCGGCCCCGGCCCGCCGTGCCGGAGCAGCCCCGTACCCCGGCCCCCGCCGCGTCCACGCGGCCGGCGCGGACCACCGCCCCCGACTCGCTGCCCGCCCTCGACACCGCCATGGCCGCCGTCGCGCGGCGCCCCACGCGCGGTGAGCCCGCCGTCGTGCGGGGGGCACGCGCCCTGCGCCGGATCGTCTCCGGGTCCGCGTCCCGCGAGGTCGCCGTCCTCACCCGTACCGCCGAAGTGCTCCAGCGGCCGGTCACGACGGGGCGGCAGATCGCGGTCACGTCCATCCGGGGCGGCGCCGGCAAGACCACGGTGACCGCCCTGCTGGGCACCACGTACGCGCACTACCGCCAGGACCCGGTCCTGCTCGTGGAGGCCGACCCGGCCCTCGGCTCGCTGCCGCTGCGGCTGGGCGCGGCCTCGCTGCGGTGGACCACCGCCGACCTGGCGGACATCGTGGCACCGCAGATGTCGCTCCTCGACATCACCGGCTACCTCGTCCAGCTCCCGGACAACGCCTGGCTGCTGCCCGGCAGCCAGGGCCGGATCGGGGCGATGGTCGACACCGCCACGTACGAGCGGGTCATGGTCGCCCTGCGCCGCTACTTCGGCGTGACCGTGGTGGACTGCGAGACGCTGCCCGCCGAGGTCGCCCGCGCCGCGCTGTCCGCCGCGCAGGCCCGCGTACTGGCGGCGCCCGCCACCCTGGACGGGGTGGCCGGCACCTACGCCGTGCTCGAATGGCTGCGGTCCCTGCCGCCGCACGTCATCGAGGGGACCGTCGTCGCGCTCTCCGTCATGAGCCCGCGCCCCGGCATCGACGTCGAAGCGGCTGCCGAACGCCTCGCGACGACCGGCGCGCGCGTCCACGTCCTGCCCCACGACCGGCACCTCGCGGCCGGCGGCCGGCTGCGCACCGACCTCCTGTCCCGGCCCGCCCGGCTGGCCGCCGCCCGCCTCGCCGCCGAGGTCTTCGAACTGTCCCGGAAGCGCCGGTGAACCCGGTACCGAGGGCCTGTCCCCCGCCTCCCGTCCGCCGCGCGACGCCCTGCCCGTACGCCCACGCCCACCCGGCCGCGACCCCCGGACGGAGCCGATGAGCACCCGCCTGATCCACCGCCCCGCCCGCACCACGCGCCCGCCGGCCGACTCCGAGCCGCGCACCATCGAGGCGCCGCCCAACCTGCCCGAGGGCAAGTCCGGGAACATCGCGATGTCGCTGCTCCCGGTCGCCGGGGTGATGTCGTCCGTGGTGATGATGACGGTGGTCCGCAACAGCCAGTTCGCCGGGCTCGGCGCGATCATCCTCGTCGTCACCGTCATCGGCTCGGCCGTCCTGCTGCTCTCCCAGCGCGGCAAGGCCCAGCGCACCCGCCGCACCCAGCGCGAGGCGTACCTCGCCTATGTGGAGGACCTGCGCGAGGAGCTGTCCGCCGAGGAGCGGGTCCGGCGCGAGCGGGCGGACGTGCTGAACCCGTCCCCGTACGCCCTGTACGACGTCGTGCGCGATCCGGCCCGGCTCTGGGAACGGCGCAGGGCCGACGACGACTTCCTGCGGATACGGGCCGGCACCGGCGAGATGCCGCTGCGCGACCTGCGGATCGGCGAGCAGGGCTCCTCCGTCCTCACCCCGCCCGACCTGTTCATGCTCAACGAGGCGTCGGCCCTGGTGAACCGGTTCCGCAACGGCACCGAACTGCCCCTGACCGTCCCGCTGGACCGGGCCGGCGACGTCAGCGTGGTCGGGCCCCGCGAGGACTGCCTGCGGGTCGTGCGCGCCCTGCTCGTCCAGGCCGCCGCCCTGCACGCGCCGGACGACGTGGGGATCGCGATCGCCGCCCCCGGCGAGCGGGCGGCCGACTGGGAATGGACCAAGTGGCTGCCGCATCTGCTCGACCCCGAGCAGTCCGACGGCCCGGTCGCCGCCCGCCGCATCGCCCCCTCCGCCCCGCAACTCGCCCGGCTGCTCGGCCCGGAGCTGCGCCGCCGCGCGTCCTACGCCGCCGAGGTGCGCCGGGGCCTGGCCGGGCGGGACGCGCTCGCGATGAACTCCCGGCTGCTGGTGGTGAGCGACGGCCACGGCGAGGACGCGGTCGAACTGCCGCGCCCGGACGACGCGGTGGGGCTGCGCGAGATGGGCGTGACCGTGATCCATCTCCTCGAACGCCGGGTCCAGGAGCCGGACCACGTCGGTGTCCGCCTCACCGTGGACGGCACGGACGTGGTCGTGGAGGACCTGCGCGGGACGGAGAGCGTCGAGTCGCACGGCACGGTGGACGAGGTCGGGGTGCCGTTCGCCGAGGGCCTGGCCCGGATGCTCGCGCCGCTGCGGCTGTCCGCCGAGTCCCTGGTGGACGCCCCGCTGGCCGGGCCCGTCGAGTTCGCCGCGATGCTCGGCATCCAGGACGTGGCGGCGCTGGACCTGGACCGGCTGTGGGCGCCGCGCGGCGAACGCGCCTTCCTGCGGGTGCCGATCGGGATCAGCGACGCCCACGAGCCGGTCCTGCTCGACCTCAAGGAGTCCTCCGAGCTGGGCATGGGCCCGCACGGGCTGTGCGTCGGCGCGACCGGCTCCGGCAAGTCGGAGCTGCTGCGCACCCTGGTCCTCGGCCTCGCCGCCACCCACCCGCCGGAGGACCTGGCGCTGGTCCTGGTCGACTACAAGGGCGGCGCCACCTTCGCCCCCTTCGCGGACCTGCCGCACGTGGCGGGCGTCATCACCAACCTGGAGAACCAGGCGGGCCTGGTCGAGCGCGTCCACTCCTCGCTCGCCGGCGAGGTCAAGCGCCGTCAGCAGGCGCTCAAGGACGCGGGCAACGTGGCCGACATCGGCGACTACGCGGCGCTGCGCGCCCAGCGGCGCCCGGACCTGGAGCCGCTGCCGCACCTGTTCGTGGTGATCGACGAGTTCGGCGAACTCCTCACCGCCAAGCCGGACTTCATCGACCTGTTCCTGTCCATCGGCCGGATCGGCCGCTCCATCGGCGTCCATCTGCTGCTGTCCAGCCAGCGCATCGAGAGCGGCAAGCTCAAGGGCCTGGAGACCTACCTCTCCTACCGGCTCGGGCTGCGCACCTTCTCCGCCGACGAGTCGCGCATGGTGCTGGACACCCCGGACGCCTTCCATCTGCCGCCGCTGCCCGGCTTCGGCTTCCTCAAGGTGGACACCAGCCACTACACCCGCTTCAAGGCGGGGTACGTCTCCGGCGCCTACCGGGGGCCCGTACGGACCGCCGACGCGGAGGAGACCGGGCCGCTCGTCCTGCCCTACGAGGCGTACAACACGCTCGCCGGCCCCGACAGCGCCGCGCGGGAACGGGAGCCGTCGGCCCGCCGCCGCGAGACCGGGCCGACCGAACTCGGCGTCATGGTGGACCAGTTGACCGGCGCCGCGCCGGGCGTACGGAGCATCTGGCTGCCGCCGCTGCCCCCGGCCCTCACCCTGGACGCCGTCGCCGGACCGCTGGACGCCGGGCCGCGCGGGATGCGGCTGACCGGGGTGCGGCCGGACGCGGGCAGGCCGGGCACCCGGCAGCGCGGCCCGCTCCTGGTGCCGCTCGGTCTGCTGGACGACCCGGCCAAGCAGTGGCAGGGGCAGTGGCTCCTCGACCTCACGGTGGCCGGCGGGCACGCGGCCGTCATCGGCGGGCCGCAGTCCGGCAAGACGACGCTGCTGCGCACCCTGGTCCTGTCGCTGGCGCTCACGCACACCCCGCAGGAGGTCGGCGTGTACGGCCTCGACCTCGTCGGCGGCGGCCTCCAGGCCCTCGCCGGGCTGCCGCACGTCGGCGGGGTCGCGGGCCGCGCCGACCGGGAGCGGGCCGCGCGCACGGTCGAGGAGGTGCGCGCCATGCTCGCGCTGCGCGAGGACCTGTTCCGGGAGCACGGCATCGACTCCGTCGAGCAGTTGCGCACCCTGCACGCGGCGGGCCGGCTGCCGGAGCTGGCCTCCGCCGAGATCGTCCTGGTCATCGACGGGTTCGGCGCGCTGCGCGACGACTTCGACGAGCTGGACGACGCGGTCGCCGACATCCTCAAGCGGGGCGGCGGCTACGGCATCCACGTCGTCGCCGGCATGCTCCGCTGGAACGACGTGCGCATCGCCATCCAGTCCAACTTCGGCACCCGCGTCGAACTGCGGCTCAACGACGCCGGGGAGTCGAGCATCGACCGCAAACTGGCCGAGACCCTCTCCCCCGACGAGCCCGGCCGCGTCCTCACCGACGGCAAGCTGTTCGCGCAGGTCGCCCTCCCCCGCACGGACGGGGTCGCGGAGACGGCGGAACTGGGCGCCGTCCTGGAGCGCGCGGCCCGTACGGTCCGGGCCACCTGGCACGGCGAGGTCGCCCAGCCCGTACGGGTCCTGCCGCATCTGCTGGAGCCCCGGCTGCTGCCCAGCCCGGCGGCCGAACCGGAGCGGGTGCCGCTGGGGCTCGACCAGTCGGCCCTCGCCCCGGTGCTGCTCGACCTCTTCGGCCACGACCAGCACCTGCTGGTGCTCGGGGACAGCGAGTGCGGCAAGACGAACCTGCTGCGGACGGTCGCCGAGGGCCTGGCCCACCGCTACGGCGAGGACGACCTCGTCTTCGCCGTGATGGACCCCCGGCGCTCGCTGCGCGGTGTGGTCCCGGAGG comes from the Streptomyces sp. NBC_00525 genome and includes:
- the eccCa gene encoding type VII secretion protein EccCa — translated: MSTRLIHRPARTTRPPADSEPRTIEAPPNLPEGKSGNIAMSLLPVAGVMSSVVMMTVVRNSQFAGLGAIILVVTVIGSAVLLLSQRGKAQRTRRTQREAYLAYVEDLREELSAEERVRRERADVLNPSPYALYDVVRDPARLWERRRADDDFLRIRAGTGEMPLRDLRIGEQGSSVLTPPDLFMLNEASALVNRFRNGTELPLTVPLDRAGDVSVVGPREDCLRVVRALLVQAAALHAPDDVGIAIAAPGERAADWEWTKWLPHLLDPEQSDGPVAARRIAPSAPQLARLLGPELRRRASYAAEVRRGLAGRDALAMNSRLLVVSDGHGEDAVELPRPDDAVGLREMGVTVIHLLERRVQEPDHVGVRLTVDGTDVVVEDLRGTESVESHGTVDEVGVPFAEGLARMLAPLRLSAESLVDAPLAGPVEFAAMLGIQDVAALDLDRLWAPRGERAFLRVPIGISDAHEPVLLDLKESSELGMGPHGLCVGATGSGKSELLRTLVLGLAATHPPEDLALVLVDYKGGATFAPFADLPHVAGVITNLENQAGLVERVHSSLAGEVKRRQQALKDAGNVADIGDYAALRAQRRPDLEPLPHLFVVIDEFGELLTAKPDFIDLFLSIGRIGRSIGVHLLLSSQRIESGKLKGLETYLSYRLGLRTFSADESRMVLDTPDAFHLPPLPGFGFLKVDTSHYTRFKAGYVSGAYRGPVRTADAEETGPLVLPYEAYNTLAGPDSAAREREPSARRRETGPTELGVMVDQLTGAAPGVRSIWLPPLPPALTLDAVAGPLDAGPRGMRLTGVRPDAGRPGTRQRGPLLVPLGLLDDPAKQWQGQWLLDLTVAGGHAAVIGGPQSGKTTLLRTLVLSLALTHTPQEVGVYGLDLVGGGLQALAGLPHVGGVAGRADRERAARTVEEVRAMLALREDLFREHGIDSVEQLRTLHAAGRLPELASAEIVLVIDGFGALRDDFDELDDAVADILKRGGGYGIHVVAGMLRWNDVRIAIQSNFGTRVELRLNDAGESSIDRKLAETLSPDEPGRVLTDGKLFAQVALPRTDGVAETAELGAVLERAARTVRATWHGEVAQPVRVLPHLLEPRLLPSPAAEPERVPLGLDQSALAPVLLDLFGHDQHLLVLGDSECGKTNLLRTVAEGLAHRYGEDDLVFAVMDPRRSLRGVVPEELNGGYAYNSKLCMGLSAAIASELEKRLPDENAPLEDLEPGSWGAGPRIVVLVDDYDVLTTAGQSPLAAFLPYIPSAMDIGLHFVLSRRVAGAARGMYEPLVQSLRESGASALVMSGDRSEGQLFPGVYASQQAAGRGVFIRRGRPNRLMQTVYAPR
- a CDS encoding MinD/ParA family protein; translation: MPNADHNWQHDILRALRGPAVPADTPGPAAPAPSPRPAPAAAPAATERPRPAVPEQPRTPAPAASTRPARTTAPDSLPALDTAMAAVARRPTRGEPAVVRGARALRRIVSGSASREVAVLTRTAEVLQRPVTTGRQIAVTSIRGGAGKTTVTALLGTTYAHYRQDPVLLVEADPALGSLPLRLGAASLRWTTADLADIVAPQMSLLDITGYLVQLPDNAWLLPGSQGRIGAMVDTATYERVMVALRRYFGVTVVDCETLPAEVARAALSAAQARVLAAPATLDGVAGTYAVLEWLRSLPPHVIEGTVVALSVMSPRPGIDVEAAAERLATTGARVHVLPHDRHLAAGGRLRTDLLSRPARLAAARLAAEVFELSRKRR